GCGCGCCTGATCGAGCGGCTGCGCCGAGACGGCCGGCGGGTCGGGGTCCGCAAGCCCGTGCAGTCGTTCGGGCAAGGTGAGCAGACCGACGCCGAGGTGCTGGCCGGCGCGTCGGGCGAGCACCTCGACGAGGTGTGTCCGCCGCACCGCCGGTATGCGCTGGCCATGGCGCCGCCGATGGCGGCCGAGGCGCTGGGGAGCGCGCCGTTCACCATTTCGGACCTGATCGGGGAGCTCACCTGGCCCGAGGGCATCGAGGTCGGGTTCGTCGAGGGGGCCGGCGGGGTGCGGTCGCCGCTGGCCGCCGACGGTGACGCCGTCGCCCTGACCGAGGCCCTTCGGCCCGACATCGTCCTGCTCGTGGCCGATGCCGGGCTGGGCGTCCTCAACCTCGTCCGGCTGTCGGCCGATGCCGTCGATCACCCTGCCGTGCTCGTCCACCTCAACCGGTTCGATCCCGCCGACGACCTCCACCGACGCAACAAGGAATGGTTGGAGCGCGACGGGCTTGCGGTGGGAACAAGCGTCGACGCTGTCCGGCGCTGCCTCAGCCGTCGGAGCTGAGGGCCACCTCGATGTTCCCGCGCGTGGCGACAGAGTAGGGGCAGACCTGGTGGGCCGCCTCGGTGAGCTGCTGCGCCGTCTCGGCCCCAACCGCCGGGATCGACACGTGGATGCCGACCTTGAGGCCGAAGGCCCCCCCGGCTGTCGGACCGATGGTCACCTCGGTACTCACCTTGGACTGCGACGTGTCCACCTTCTGCCGGCGCCCGACCACGCCCAGCGCACTCTGGAAGCAGGCCGCGTAGCCGGTGGCGAAGAGCTGCTCGGGATTGGTCGCGCCGCCTGGCCCACCCATCTCCTTCGGGACGGCCAGATCGACGTCGAGGATCCCGTCGTCGGTCCCGGAATGGCCCTCACGGCCACCGGTGGCCGTTGCATGAGCGGTGTAGAGGTCCTTCGTAAGCGTCACTGTCATGAAATGCCCAACCGCGGCGCCCGATCAGATGTTCCGAGAGCGGGCTCCACTCCCGGGGCCGCCTCCCCGGCGGGCCTCAGCCCTCGAGGGCCTGGTCCAGGTCGGCCAGCAGGTCGTCGACCGTCTCGAGGCCCACCGACAGCCGGATCAGGCTGGGCTCGACGGCCAGGGCCGACTCGTTCACCGAGGCGTGTGTCATGCGGGCCGGGTGCTCGATCAGCGACTCGACGGCGCCGAGCGACTCGGCCAGGGCGAACACCTCGGTCCGAGCCACGGCGCCGAGGGCGGCCGCCTCTCCGCCAGCGTGGAGGAACGACACCATCCCCCCGAAACCCCTCATCTGGCGGGCCGAGACGTCGTGACCCGGATGGGTCGACAGGCCGGGGTAGTGGACCGCGGCCACCTTGGGGTGCGCGACGAGGAAGCCGGCGACGGCCACGGCGTTGGCGCAGTGGCGCTCCATCCGAACGGCGAGGGTCTTTACGCCCCGCTGGACCAGGAAGCAGTCGAGCGGGCCCGGCACGGCCCCCACCGCATTCTGAAGGAAGGCGACCCGCTCGGCCTGAATGGGGTCGTCCAGGGCGACGAACCCACCCGTCACGTCGGAGTGGCCGCCGAGGTACTTGGTCGACGAGTGGACGACGATATCGGCACCAAGGGCGAGGGGGCGCTGGAGGTAGGGCGTGGCGAAGGTGTTGTCCACCACGACGAGGGCGTCCCGGGCGTGGGCGACGGCGGCAACGGCCGCGATGTCCACGATCGACAGCAGCGGGTTGCTGGGCGTCTCCACCCACACCATGCGGGTGCCGGGCCGCCATCCCCGCTCGAGGGCGGCCGGGTCGGCGAGGTCGACGACGCTGAAGGTCAGGCCGGCGGGAGCATGCACCTGCTCCACCAGGCGATAGGTGCCGCCGTAGGCGTCGATCGGCAGCACGAGGTGGTCACCCGGACCGAGCACGGCGCGCAGCACCGCGTCCTCGGCGGCCATGCCGCTGGCGAAGGCGTAGCCGAACGCCGCTCCCTCCAGATCGGCCACCTGCCGTTCGAGCCCCTGACGAGTGGGGTTGGCCGAGCGGGAGTACTCATAGCCGTGGTGCTCGCCGACGGCGTCCTGGCGAAAGGTCGTCGCCAGGTGGACGGGAGGCACCACCGCTCCGGTCGCCGGGTCGGGCTCCTGGCCCGCATGGATGGCGCGGGTCTCGAAGCCCGGCTGGCGACGGCGGCTCACCCGCTCGACCGGCCCGTCGGGCGTCCGACGAGGAAGTCGAGGAGATCGGACCGGGTGAGGATGCCGACGGGGTGACCCGCGTCGAGCACGACAACCGCCCCCCTTCCCTCGGTGCGCCGGACGGCCACCTCGATCGGCTCCCCGACGCCCACGGTCGGGAGGGGCGAGCCCATCACCGCCCCCACGGGCCGGTCCAGGATCGACGGATCCTGGAACGCCCGCTCGAGGAGGTCCCGGTCCTCGACCGAGCCCACCACCTCGGCCACCGCCAGGGGCGGCTCGGCCTTGAGCACCGGCAGCTGGGACACCTCGTACTCGCGCAGCACGGCGATGACCTGGCGAACGGGCTCGTCAGGGTGGACGTGCACGAGGGGCGGCAGATCACGCCGCTTGCCGGACAGCACCCCGGCCGTGGTCTGCCCGCTCGTCAGCAGGAAGCCGAAGTCCGCCATCCAGGCGTCGTTGTACAGCTTCGTCAGGTAGCCCCGCCCTGAGTCGGGGACGAGCACCACGACCACGGCGTCAGGACCCAGGGGCTGACCGACTTCCAGCGCCGCCCGCACCGCCGTGCCGGTCGAGCCGCCCACCAGGATCCCCTCCTCCCTCGTCACCATGCGGGCGGCGAGGAACGAGTCGCGGTCGCTCACGGTGACGACCCGGTCGACCACGTCGCGGTCGTACGTCGACGGCCAGAAGTCCTCACCGATGCCCTCCACGAGGTACGGCCGTCCGCCTCCGCCCGAGTACACCGATCCTTCCGGATCGGCGCCCACGATCTGCACCGCTCGGTTCTGGGACTTGAGGAAGCGGCCGACCCCGCTGATCGTGCCGCCGGTGCCGATGCCGGCGACGAAGTGGGTCACCCGGCCCGCCGTCTGCCGCCAGATCTCGGGGCCCGTGGTCGCCTCGTGGGCGGCCGGGTTGGCCGGATTGCCGTACTGGTCCGGCTTGAACGCGCCCGGGATCTCTGCGACCAGCCGGTCGGACACCGAGTAGTAGGAGTCGGGGTGGTCGGGTGCGACCGTCGTCGGGCACACGACGACCTCGGCCCCGTAGGCACGCAGCAGATCGACCTTCTCGGCCGCGATCTTGTCGGGCATCACGAACACGCATCGATATCGTCTGCGGGCGGCGACCAGCACGAGACCGACTCCGGTGTTGCCCGAGGTGGGCTCGACGATGGTCCCGCCTTCCCTGAGCAGGCCGGCGCGCTCGGCGGCGTCGATCATGTGGAGGGCGGGTCGGTCCTTGACGCTGCCGCCCGGGTTGAGGAGCTCCAGCTTGGCCAGCAGGTGGCACGAGAGGTCTCTGCCCACCCGGTCCAAGCGTACGAGCGGCGTGTCACCGATCAGATCGAGCAGCGAGTCGACGGCCTCCATGGGAGGGCCCGGGTCAGCCAGCGGCAGCACCCGGACGCCCACGGGACCAGGCACCGGTGCGGCGTCGGTGTAAAGGGTCACCGGCAGACCGGCCTGGTGCAGCTGCGCCGCCGCTGACGCCGCCCCGGCGCCGTCGGCGGGACCGAGCACTCCGACGTCGCGTGGGATGCGGGCCCGAAGATCGGCCACCGCGTCGGGCGACAGAGGTGCACTGTCGGCATAGACGTGGTGGCGAGCCCGAGCCGCGAGCCGCGTCGGGGCCGGACCAGGACCGACGACGACCAGCGCGTCCACCCCGCCAGCCTACGGGTGTGGCGTCAGCCGGTCTGGACGATCTGGAAGGACTCGGCCGCCCGGCCCGGCGGCAGGCCGCCCTCCTCGGCGATGATCGCCGTCCACGTCCTTACCCGCTCCTCGAGGGCATCCGGATCGGGGAGCTGGCTGACGTGGCAGCGGAGAGCAGCCACCTTGCGATCGATGCTGTCGGTGATGTCGACGAGGTGGTCGGCTCTTGGGCTGGCCATGAGCCAGACCTCGCTGGCGACGTGGGGCTCGAAACCCTCCTCCAGCAGCTCGGCAAAGGCGAACGCGTTGCGAGCGTCGGGATACACGGCGTTGAGTGTCGCCTCGCCGGCCGCCAGGTGGTCGGGATGGCTGGCCTGGATGCGCTGCCAGTTGCGCTCCGGGCTCGGCGCCAACACCCGATCGGGGCGAACGCGGCGGATCACCCTGGCCAGGTCGCGCCGCAGCTCCAGGCTGGCGACCAGGCGGCCGTCCGGATAGCCGAGGAACTCGACCTCTTCCACCCCGACGACCTTGGCGGCCTTCTCCTGCTCGGCCCGCCGTATCCCGACCATGGCTGACCGCGACACCGTGGAGTCGAAGCCACCCGCATCGCCGTCGGTCACGATGCAGTAGACCACCCGGACGCCCACATCGGTCCAAGTGGCCAGCGTTCCGGAGGCACCGAAGTCGATATCGTCGGGATGGGCGCCGACAACCAGGACCGTCTGGGCGAATCCGCCGTCTGCACCCCCGTCGCCGGGCATGAGTCCAGAGGTTACCCGGGGAACCGCAGCGGCCCAGCACGAAAGGGGTCTACGAGTGCAGCCTTCGGGGCGACAGGCCGAGTTGGCGAGCGGTGCACAGCGCGCCGTGGTGACCGAAGTGGGCGCGGGTCTCCGCACCTACACGGTGGACGGTGTCGACGTGCTCGACGGCTACGCCGAGGGCGAGATGAGCAGCGGAGGGCGGGGCCAGCTGCTCGTCCCCTGGCCCAACCGAATCCGTGACGGGCGATACCAGTTCGGTGGGACCGATCATCAGACACCACTGTCCGAGCCCGAGCGCGGCAACGCCATCCACGGACTCGTCCGGTGGGCGAACTGGGAGCTCGACCAGCGCGGCCGCGACCGCGTCATCGCCAGCCACGTGCTGCACCCCCAGGTCGGGTACCCCTTCACGCTGGGCCTCGAGGTCGCCTACACGCTGTCCGGCACGGGCCTCCGGGTCACGATCACCGCCACCAATCTCGGATCCGAGCCCCTTCCCTACGGGCTCGGGCAGCACCCGTACTTCACGGTGCGCACCGACCTCGTCGACCGGGCCATCCTGCGCGTGCCGGCGACATCTGTCCTCGAAGCGGACGAGCGAGGGATCCCGACCGGTCGGAGCCTGGCGGTGGCCGGCACGGAGCGGGACTACCGGCAGGCCCGTCCGATCGGCGCTGCCGTCGTCGACTCGTGCTACACCGACCTCGAGCGGGACGTTGACGGCGTCGGCCGCGTCGTGCTCGAGCACCCTGACGGCTCGCCACGCATCGAGGTGTGGGTGGATGCGGCGATCCGCTTCGTCATGGTGTTCACCGGCGACACCCTCGAGCCGGTCCGGAGGCGTCGGGGTCTGGCCATCGAGCCCATGACCTGTGCACCCGACGCCTTCCGCAGCGGGCTCGGTCTGCAGGTTCTGGACCCTGGCGACCGGAGCATCGCCGCGTGGGGCGTAACCCCTCGTTAGGCAGGGCGCCCCCGCTCGACCGCGGGCGGGTGGTCGCCCGCCTCCGCACCCGCTCGACGTCTCCGGCCAGCCGCTCCCGCCGCTCGGCCGACATGCCGCGTCGGATCCTCGGGATGACGTGGTCGACCTCGAATCTCACCTGCTCTCGGTGCAGATCGCGGAGCTCGATGATCAGGCCGTCGAAGCGGCGACCGGTGCTGCGGCGGATGTCCCGCGGGCTGACGCCGGCGCTGAGCTCGTCCACCTCGCCGACCAGCCGTCGATGCCGACGAGTGTGTTGATCGACCTGCTCGGTCAGATCGCCTGGCCCCGTGTCCCGAAACAGCAAACGGACGATCTCCTCGGTGGCCGCGTGCTGCATCGACAGACGATCCACCAACTCCTTGCCGGTTCCAACCCGCCGTAGGTCATCGGGTTCGCCGTCGGATGAGCAGAACTCCTCGAACAGCCGGTCTATCTCACAGTTCTCGTGTTGCAGAACCTCTATCAGGTCGCCGGCCACGTGCTGACGATGATATTGCCGGGCTGAATGGCGACGGTGGATCCCTCCAATTGTCTAGGCAGCACGTGCGCCGAGCTCCTCGTTGTCGGTCGAGCGCGACCGCTCGCCAGCCCGCCGGCTGAGGCGGCGTGCGACCTGGGCGGCGGCGACGTAGGTCAGTGTGGCCACGCCGAGTATGGCGGAGCTCGGCGGCAGGCTGGGGATCAGGTAGGAGAGGATCACGCCGATCCACGTGGACGCCACGGCGATACCTCCGGAGACAGCGAGCCCGACGAACGGGCGGCTGGTCAGCCGTTGGGCGGCGCCGCCGGGAGCGGCCATCAGCCCGAGCAGGAGCAGTGCTCCCACGTCCTGCGCCGCCTCTCCGGCGGTGACACCGACGAGGACGAGGAAGCCGATGCCGAGCACCCTCACCGGGACACCACGAGCCGCGGCCACCGCCTCGTCCACGGTCGCGAACAGCAGCGGTCGGGCAATGGCCACCACGACGACACTCACGACGCCGGCGACGACAGCGGCCACCACACTCTGTGACCCGGACAACCCGAAGATGGAGCCGAACAGGTAGTTCACACTGGCGGCGCCGTTCCCGGTGCTCTGACTCGTGGTGTAGATGGTGAGGAAGAACACCCCCAACCCGAGGATCCACGCGAACACGCTCCCGATCACCACGTCGTCCGCCCGGGTCCGGACGCCGAGCACACCCAGACCCAACGCGACCAGCGCCGTCGCCGCGAAGAGACCGACGCGGGCATCGACCCCGAGGGCGAGGGCTGCGAGAGCTCCCGTGTAGGCGGCATGGCCGAGAGCATCAGAGGTGAAGACCTGCGCCCGGAGGACGAGGAAGTAGCCGACCAGCCCCGAAGCCAGGGCGATGAACGTGCCCGCCAGCAGGCCGTAGCGGATGAAGGAATGGCCGAAGAAATCAGCCAGACCGCCACCCGCCGTGCTGGCCACGAACGGCGTCACGTTCCCACCCTCGGGCCGAGCGCCACGCGAGGCACGGGTCGATGGCGGTCGAGGATATACCTGACGGCAAAGGACGCCAGGTAGACGGCGAAGGCGAACGTCGTGATGTAGAAGCCCATGGGGTAGGGCGAGTAGTAGGCCACGGCGAGGCCGACCCAGGTCACGATCAGGGCGATCACGACCGACAGGGCAAGGCCGACGACCGGTCGGGCGGTGAATCGCTGGGCGGCAGCGGCCGGCATGACCAGCAGGGCGAACACCAGCAGGGACCCGGTGATCTGACTCGCTTCGGCCACCGCCGCCCCGAGCAGGACGAGGAACAGCACGCCGAGGAGTCGCACCCGCACCCCTCTCGCGGCCGCGACGTCAGGATCGACCGAGGCAAAGAGCAGGGGACGACCGATCAGGCCGAGCACGACGAGCGCGGCGACGGCCACGACGAGCAGGACCCACACCTGGCCGATGGTGATACCCAGAAACGTGCCGAAGAGCAGCGAGTTGATCCCGTTGAGGAAGCCCTGGTACAGGGCAACGAACAGGAACCCCGCCGCCAGGGCGAACGCCTGAACGGTGCCCACCACCGCCGACTCCTC
The Acidimicrobiales bacterium DNA segment above includes these coding regions:
- a CDS encoding metal ABC transporter permease, with the translated sequence MTPFVASTAGGGLADFFGHSFIRYGLLAGTFIALASGLVGYFLVLRAQVFTSDALGHAAYTGALAALALGVDARVGLFAATALVALGLGVLGVRTRADDVVIGSVFAWILGLGVFFLTIYTTSQSTGNGAASVNYLFGSIFGLSGSQSVVAAVVAGVVSVVVVAIARPLLFATVDEAVAAARGVPVRVLGIGFLVLVGVTAGEAAQDVGALLLLGLMAAPGGAAQRLTSRPFVGLAVSGGIAVASTWIGVILSYLIPSLPPSSAILGVATLTYVAAAQVARRLSRRAGERSRSTDNEELGARAA
- a CDS encoding cystathionine gamma-synthase translates to MSRRRQPGFETRAIHAGQEPDPATGAVVPPVHLATTFRQDAVGEHHGYEYSRSANPTRQGLERQVADLEGAAFGYAFASGMAAEDAVLRAVLGPGDHLVLPIDAYGGTYRLVEQVHAPAGLTFSVVDLADPAALERGWRPGTRMVWVETPSNPLLSIVDIAAVAAVAHARDALVVVDNTFATPYLQRPLALGADIVVHSSTKYLGGHSDVTGGFVALDDPIQAERVAFLQNAVGAVPGPLDCFLVQRGVKTLAVRMERHCANAVAVAGFLVAHPKVAAVHYPGLSTHPGHDVSARQMRGFGGMVSFLHAGGEAAALGAVARTEVFALAESLGAVESLIEHPARMTHASVNESALAVEPSLIRLSVGLETVDDLLADLDQALEG
- a CDS encoding cystathionine beta-synthase; its protein translation is MDALVVVGPGPAPTRLAARARHHVYADSAPLSPDAVADLRARIPRDVGVLGPADGAGAASAAAQLHQAGLPVTLYTDAAPVPGPVGVRVLPLADPGPPMEAVDSLLDLIGDTPLVRLDRVGRDLSCHLLAKLELLNPGGSVKDRPALHMIDAAERAGLLREGGTIVEPTSGNTGVGLVLVAARRRYRCVFVMPDKIAAEKVDLLRAYGAEVVVCPTTVAPDHPDSYYSVSDRLVAEIPGAFKPDQYGNPANPAAHEATTGPEIWRQTAGRVTHFVAGIGTGGTISGVGRFLKSQNRAVQIVGADPEGSVYSGGGGRPYLVEGIGEDFWPSTYDRDVVDRVVTVSDRDSFLAARMVTREEGILVGGSTGTAVRAALEVGQPLGPDAVVVVLVPDSGRGYLTKLYNDAWMADFGFLLTSGQTTAGVLSGKRRDLPPLVHVHPDEPVRQVIAVLREYEVSQLPVLKAEPPLAVAEVVGSVEDRDLLERAFQDPSILDRPVGAVMGSPLPTVGVGEPIEVAVRRTEGRGAVVVLDAGHPVGILTRSDLLDFLVGRPTGRSSG
- a CDS encoding aldose 1-epimerase family protein encodes the protein MQPSGRQAELASGAQRAVVTEVGAGLRTYTVDGVDVLDGYAEGEMSSGGRGQLLVPWPNRIRDGRYQFGGTDHQTPLSEPERGNAIHGLVRWANWELDQRGRDRVIASHVLHPQVGYPFTLGLEVAYTLSGTGLRVTITATNLGSEPLPYGLGQHPYFTVRTDLVDRAILRVPATSVLEADERGIPTGRSLAVAGTERDYRQARPIGAAVVDSCYTDLERDVDGVGRVVLEHPDGSPRIEVWVDAAIRFVMVFTGDTLEPVRRRRGLAIEPMTCAPDAFRSGLGLQVLDPGDRSIAAWGVTPR
- a CDS encoding metal ABC transporter permease, which codes for MVAAASGWSWNVVTDVRHLFAYPFMVNAFLAGTVVAVAAAVVGWFMVLRRQTFAGHTLALIGFPGAAGATLIGVSASAGYFAFAIVGALVVASTRGSGTAYRGFSEESAVVGTVQAFALAAGFLFVALYQGFLNGINSLLFGTFLGITIGQVWVLLVVAVAALVVLGLIGRPLLFASVDPDVAAARGVRVRLLGVLFLVLLGAAVAEASQITGSLLVFALLVMPAAAAQRFTARPVVGLALSVVIALIVTWVGLAVAYYSPYPMGFYITTFAFAVYLASFAVRYILDRHRPVPRVALGPRVGT
- a CDS encoding PIG-L deacetylase family protein encodes the protein MPGDGGADGGFAQTVLVVGAHPDDIDFGASGTLATWTDVGVRVVYCIVTDGDAGGFDSTVSRSAMVGIRRAEQEKAAKVVGVEEVEFLGYPDGRLVASLELRRDLARVIRRVRPDRVLAPSPERNWQRIQASHPDHLAAGEATLNAVYPDARNAFAFAELLEEGFEPHVASEVWLMASPRADHLVDITDSIDRKVAALRCHVSQLPDPDALEERVRTWTAIIAEEGGLPPGRAAESFQIVQTG
- a CDS encoding AAA family ATPase, which encodes ARLIERLRRDGRRVGVRKPVQSFGQGEQTDAEVLAGASGEHLDEVCPPHRRYALAMAPPMAAEALGSAPFTISDLIGELTWPEGIEVGFVEGAGGVRSPLAADGDAVALTEALRPDIVLLVADAGLGVLNLVRLSADAVDHPAVLVHLNRFDPADDLHRRNKEWLERDGLAVGTSVDAVRRCLSRRS
- a CDS encoding organic hydroperoxide resistance protein yields the protein MTVTLTKDLYTAHATATGGREGHSGTDDGILDVDLAVPKEMGGPGGATNPEQLFATGYAACFQSALGVVGRRQKVDTSQSKVSTEVTIGPTAGGAFGLKVGIHVSIPAVGAETAQQLTEAAHQVCPYSVATRGNIEVALSSDG